Proteins from a genomic interval of Phormidium ambiguum IAM M-71:
- a CDS encoding alpha/beta fold hydrolase — protein sequence MLSSIWQRNNIVTLGQGEQSIIFAHGFGSDQTAWRHQVAAFQSSYKIVLFDHVGAGKSDLTAYSPRRYSSLYSYAEDLLELCAELKLSQVILVGHSVSGMVSLLAALVDPSRFKQLIFLSASPRYVNDPATNYIGGFEQSDLDTLYAAMSTNYYAWVSGFAPIAMGNPEHPELALEFASTLAAIRPDIAQAVARVIFQSDHRAELPKLQIPVVILQSNNDIAVPLVVGEYLAKNLPQAKLININAQGHLPHISAPEVVTNTIAECLAA from the coding sequence ATGTTATCAAGTATTTGGCAAAGAAATAATATTGTTACATTAGGTCAAGGAGAGCAGAGTATAATTTTTGCACATGGTTTTGGTTCAGATCAAACTGCTTGGCGGCATCAAGTAGCAGCTTTTCAGTCATCTTATAAAATCGTGTTATTCGATCATGTAGGAGCCGGAAAATCAGACCTAACAGCTTATAGTCCCCGAAGATATAGTTCTTTGTATAGCTATGCGGAAGATTTACTAGAATTATGTGCGGAACTGAAACTTTCTCAAGTAATATTGGTCGGGCATTCTGTTAGCGGAATGGTCAGTTTACTAGCAGCTTTAGTTGACCCCAGCCGCTTTAAACAGCTAATTTTTTTGAGTGCTTCGCCTCGTTATGTTAACGATCCTGCTACTAATTATATCGGTGGGTTTGAACAATCGGATTTGGACACACTTTATGCAGCAATGTCTACTAACTATTATGCCTGGGTTAGTGGGTTTGCACCGATCGCAATGGGCAATCCCGAACATCCAGAATTAGCCCTTGAATTTGCCAGCACTCTCGCTGCTATTCGTCCCGATATTGCTCAAGCCGTCGCCAGAGTAATCTTTCAATCAGATCACCGCGCTGAACTACCAAAATTGCAAATTCCTGTCGTTATTCTTCAATCTAATAACGATATTGCCGTTCCTTTAGTAGTGGGAGAATATCTGGCAAAAAACTTACCACAAGCTAAGTTAATTAATATTAACGCTCAAGGACATCTTCCTCATATTAGTGCGCCAGAAGTTGTCACAAATACTATTGCCGAATGTTTAGCTGCTTGA